The genome window GTCACCGGTACCCCGAAGGAGTGACCTCACGTTCCGGCCGCCCCGGACGTCTTCAAGGTGTGATCGTGAAACCGTTCGAGCAGATCGTGGCCGAGCACGGGCCGATGGTGCTCCGCGTCTGCCGGGCCGTCCTCGGCCCCGCCGACGCCGAGGACGCCTGGTCGGAGACCTTCCTGTCGGCGTTGAGGGCGTACCCGGAACTGCCGGCGGACGCGAACGTCCAGGCGTGGCTCGTCACGATCGCGCACCGCAAGGCCATCGACGTCACCCGCGCGCAAGCCCGCCGCCCACTGCCGGTCGGGGAAATCCCGGACCGGCCGGGCCGCGCGGAGACGTTCACCGGCGACCTGTGGGACGCGCTGGCGAGGTTGCCGGACAAGCAACGCCTCGCCGTCGCCTACCACTATCTGGCCGGGCTGCCGTACCGCGAAATCGCGGAGATCACCGGGGGCACCGCGGACGCCGCACGCCGCGCCGCCGCCGACGGCGTCAAGGCACTGCGCAGCACTTACCCCTTGGAAGGAGCGCACTCATGACGGACATCTTCTTCGCTGCTCCAGAGCTCTACCAGCTCGACCCGAACCCCCTGCACGCCCAGCTCGCCGCCGCCGCCGACCGCGAAGGCCTGCTGGACGTCGCCTACCGGACACTCGACACCCCGGTCGGCTCCCTGCTGCTCGCCGCGACGAAGCAGGGACTGGTCAAGGTGGCGTTCGACCGCCAAGACCACGACGCGGTGCTGGCCGAGCTGGCCTCGCTCATCAGCCCCCGGATCCTCCACGCCCCGGCCCGCCTCGACCCGGTCGTCCGCCAGCTCGACGAGTACTTCGCCGGCGGACGCCACTCCTTCGACGTCCCCCTCGACTTCCGGCTCGCCCGCGGATTCCGCCTGTCCGTGCTGGAGCACCTGCCGGAGATCACGTACGGCCACACAGAGAGCTACGCCCAGGTCGCCGCGGCGGCGGGCAGCCCGAAGGCCGTCCGCGCGGTCGGCACGGCATGCGCGCTGAACCCGCTGCCGCTGGTGGTGCCCTGCCACCGAGTCGTCCGCTCCGACGGCTCGTACGGCCAGTACGCCGGCGGCGAGGAGGCGAAGCGGCTGCTGCTCACGATGGAAGCAGCTTGAGGTTCCGATCTCACGTTTCGCTCCGCCGCAGCGTCTACCAGGTATGAGCACTTTCGAGAAACGCGTCGCCGCGGCCGACTGGGCCGCGGTGGCGGCGGAGGTCGACGACTACGGCTGCGCGCTCCTGCCCCAGCTGCTCACGCCGGCGGACTGCGCGCAGCTGGTGGCGTTGTGGGACGAACCATCGCACTTCCGGGCGACGGTGAACCTGCGCCGCCACCGCTTCGGGGACAACGGCGACTACCACTACTTCGCCGCGCCGTTCCCGGAGCCCGTCCAGCGGCTGCGGCAGGCGCTCTACCCGCGGCTGCTGCCGATCGCGCGGGACTGGTCCGCGCGGCTGGGCCGGGAGGCGGAGTGGCCGTCCACTTTGGACGAGTGGCTCGCGATCTGCCACGCGGCGGGCCAACGGCGCCCGACACCGATCCTGCTGCGCTACGAGACAGGCGGCTGGAACGCCCTGCACCGTGACCTCTACGGCGACAAGGTGTTCCCCCTCCAGGTGGTGATCAACCTGAACAACCCGGGCACCGACCACACCGGCGGCGAGTTCCTCTTGGTGGAGCAGCGCCCGCGAGCACAATCCCGCGGCACGGCAACGCTCATCCCGCAGGGCCACGGCCTGGTCTTCACCACCCGCGACCGCCCGGTCCGCTCCGCCCGCGGCTGGTCGGCAGCCCCAGTCCGCCACGGCGTATCAGCAGTCCGCACCGGCCGCCGCCACACCCTGGGCCTCGTCTTCCACGACGCGGCATGACACCCGAGGCCCCGCCATCCGGCCGGCCTCGCAACCCACGCCCCTAGCGCACCACCCCACGGCTGGCCCGCACCCACTTCCCGAAGCACCGCCACCCGGCCGGCCTCGCAACCCCGCGCCCCTGGCGCACCACCCCACAGCCGACCCACACCCACTTCCCGAGGCACCGCCACCCGGCCGGCCTCGCAACCCCGCGCCCCTGGCGCACCACCCCACAGCCGACCCACACCCACCTCCCGAGGCACCGCCACCCTCCGACCCCGCACCACAGCGCGACAACCCACGACCCGAGCACCCGGCCCGCCCCGCACCCCACTCCCGCGCGCCACCAACACCCGGCCCGCCCCGCACCACAGCGCGACAGCCCGCGAACCCAGGCACCGTCAAGCCACCGGCCCCACTCCCCAAGACACAGCACGACAACCGCGAACCCGGAGGCGCGCGTGAACCCCTCACCCCACCGTCAGCCCGCCGGCCCGGCACTCCTCACCACAGCATGACCGGCGCCGAACTCGAGGCGCTCGTGGCCCTGATCGGCCGCGCCCGCCACATCGTGGTCGGCACCGCCGCCGATCCGACTTCGCGCACCGACGGTGCCCGAATCGCCGCAACATGGGGCGGCCTCGTGCTCGCCACGGTGGCGTGGCCGG of Amycolatopsis solani contains these proteins:
- a CDS encoding RNA polymerase sigma factor — protein: MIVKPFEQIVAEHGPMVLRVCRAVLGPADAEDAWSETFLSALRAYPELPADANVQAWLVTIAHRKAIDVTRAQARRPLPVGEIPDRPGRAETFTGDLWDALARLPDKQRLAVAYHYLAGLPYREIAEITGGTADAARRAAADGVKALRSTYPLEGAHS
- a CDS encoding methylated-DNA--[protein]-cysteine S-methyltransferase, which codes for MTDIFFAAPELYQLDPNPLHAQLAAAADREGLLDVAYRTLDTPVGSLLLAATKQGLVKVAFDRQDHDAVLAELASLISPRILHAPARLDPVVRQLDEYFAGGRHSFDVPLDFRLARGFRLSVLEHLPEITYGHTESYAQVAAAAGSPKAVRAVGTACALNPLPLVVPCHRVVRSDGSYGQYAGGEEAKRLLLTMEAA
- a CDS encoding 2OG-Fe(II) oxygenase, giving the protein MSTFEKRVAAADWAAVAAEVDDYGCALLPQLLTPADCAQLVALWDEPSHFRATVNLRRHRFGDNGDYHYFAAPFPEPVQRLRQALYPRLLPIARDWSARLGREAEWPSTLDEWLAICHAAGQRRPTPILLRYETGGWNALHRDLYGDKVFPLQVVINLNNPGTDHTGGEFLLVEQRPRAQSRGTATLIPQGHGLVFTTRDRPVRSARGWSAAPVRHGVSAVRTGRRHTLGLVFHDAA